A part of Streptomyces sp. DSM 40750 genomic DNA contains:
- a CDS encoding aliphatic sulfonate ABC transporter substrate-binding protein — protein MPAPRSAAFRRTFAALATLPLLTLAACGYGSEAEDDSAQVAAGAEKIDGLDSVSIGYFGNLTHATALVGHQKGFFQKELGGTEAKYSIFNAGPSEIEALNGGSIDIGWIGPSPAINGYTQANGTNLRIIGGSASGGVKLVVNPHKIKSLKDVKGKKIATPQLGNTQDVAFLNWIADQGWKVDAQSGKGDVSVVRTENSVAPDAYKSGAIDGAWVPEPTASKLVAEGAKVLLDEADLWPDKKFVITNIIVRQEFLTKHPDVVEAVLRASVKTTAWIDANPDEAKAAANARLKDETGKELPAAVLDPAWESIQFTDDPLASTLNTEAEHAVKAGLLDQPKLDGIYDLTLLNKVLKTAGEPEVDDAGLGVK, from the coding sequence GTGCCTGCACCCCGCTCCGCCGCATTCCGGCGCACTTTCGCGGCCCTCGCCACGCTTCCCCTTCTCACTCTCGCCGCCTGCGGCTACGGCTCCGAGGCCGAGGACGACTCCGCACAGGTCGCCGCCGGGGCCGAGAAGATCGACGGTCTCGACTCCGTCAGCATCGGCTACTTCGGCAACCTCACCCACGCCACCGCCCTGGTCGGTCACCAGAAGGGCTTCTTCCAGAAGGAGCTCGGCGGTACCGAGGCCAAGTACTCGATCTTCAACGCCGGTCCCTCCGAGATCGAGGCCCTCAACGGGGGCTCCATCGACATCGGCTGGATCGGCCCCTCCCCGGCGATCAACGGTTACACCCAGGCGAACGGCACCAACCTCCGCATCATCGGCGGTTCGGCGTCCGGCGGTGTGAAGCTCGTCGTCAACCCGCACAAGATCAAGTCCCTGAAGGACGTCAAGGGCAAGAAGATCGCCACCCCGCAGCTCGGCAACACGCAGGACGTGGCGTTCCTCAACTGGATCGCGGACCAGGGCTGGAAGGTCGACGCGCAGAGCGGCAAGGGCGATGTCTCCGTCGTCCGCACGGAGAACTCGGTCGCCCCGGACGCCTACAAGTCCGGTGCCATCGACGGTGCCTGGGTGCCGGAGCCGACCGCGTCGAAACTGGTCGCCGAGGGCGCGAAGGTGCTCCTGGACGAGGCGGACCTGTGGCCGGACAAGAAGTTCGTGATCACGAACATCATCGTGCGGCAGGAGTTCCTGACGAAGCACCCGGACGTCGTGGAGGCCGTGCTGCGCGCCTCGGTGAAGACCACCGCGTGGATCGACGCCAACCCGGACGAGGCCAAGGCCGCGGCGAACGCCCGCCTCAAGGACGAGACCGGCAAGGAACTGCCCGCCGCTGTGCTCGACCCGGCGTGGGAGTCCATCCAGTTCACCGACGACCCGCTGGCGTCCACCCTCAACACCGAGGCGGAGCACGCGGTCAAGGCCGGTCTGCTCGATCAGCCGAAGCTGGACGGCATCTACGACCTGACGCTGCTGAACAAGGTCCTCAAGACCGCGGGTGAGCCCGAGGTCGACGACGCCGGTCTCGGCGTCAAGTAA
- a CDS encoding sulfate adenylyltransferase subunit 1 has protein sequence MSTTTELTETTLLRFATAGSVDDGKSTLVGRLLHDSKSVLTDQLEAVERASASRGQEGPDLALLTDGLRAEREQGITIDVAYRYFATAKRRFILADTPGHVQYTRNMVTGASTAELTVILVDARNGVVEQTRRHAAIAALLRVPHVVLAVNKMDLVGYEEQVFAGIAEEFTAYASELGVPEITSIPISALAGDNVVEPSANMDWYGGPTFLEHLESVPVAHDLAHCHARLPVQYVIRPQTAEHPDYRGYAGQIAAGTFRVGDSVTVLPSGRATKVTGIDLLGEPVEVAYTPQSVTLLLEDDIDISRGDLLVPSKDAPPTTQDIEATVCHVADQPLTVGHRVLLKHGTRTVKAIVKDIPSRLTLADLSLHPHPGQLVANDIGRVKIRTAEALPVDSYADSRRTGSFILIDPADGTTLTAGMVGESFASPEPVKDEAEDDGWDF, from the coding sequence ATGAGCACGACCACGGAACTCACCGAGACGACCCTGCTGCGGTTCGCCACCGCCGGTTCGGTCGACGACGGCAAGTCCACCCTCGTCGGGCGGCTGCTGCACGACTCCAAGTCGGTCCTCACCGACCAGCTGGAAGCCGTGGAGCGCGCCTCGGCGAGCCGTGGCCAGGAGGGCCCCGACCTCGCGCTGCTGACCGACGGTCTGCGGGCCGAGCGGGAGCAGGGCATCACCATCGACGTGGCGTACCGCTACTTCGCCACGGCGAAGCGCCGGTTCATCCTCGCCGACACCCCCGGCCATGTGCAGTACACCCGCAACATGGTGACGGGTGCCTCCACCGCCGAGCTGACGGTGATCCTGGTCGACGCCCGCAACGGCGTCGTCGAGCAGACCCGCCGGCACGCCGCGATCGCCGCGCTGCTGCGCGTCCCGCACGTGGTCCTCGCGGTCAACAAGATGGACCTCGTCGGGTACGAGGAGCAGGTCTTCGCGGGAATCGCCGAGGAGTTCACGGCGTACGCGTCCGAGCTGGGCGTCCCGGAGATCACCTCCATCCCGATCTCGGCGCTCGCCGGTGACAACGTGGTGGAGCCGTCGGCCAACATGGACTGGTACGGCGGACCGACCTTCCTGGAGCACCTGGAGTCCGTCCCGGTCGCCCACGACCTGGCGCACTGCCACGCCCGCCTCCCCGTGCAGTACGTGATCCGTCCGCAGACCGCCGAGCACCCGGACTACCGGGGGTACGCGGGCCAGATCGCGGCGGGCACGTTCCGCGTCGGCGACTCGGTGACGGTGCTGCCGTCCGGCCGTGCGACCAAGGTCACGGGCATCGATCTGCTCGGCGAGCCGGTCGAGGTCGCCTACACCCCGCAGTCGGTGACCCTCCTTCTGGAGGACGACATCGACATCTCGCGCGGCGACCTTCTCGTGCCCAGCAAGGACGCGCCCCCGACCACGCAGGACATCGAGGCGACGGTCTGCCATGTGGCCGACCAGCCGCTGACCGTGGGCCACCGCGTGCTGCTCAAGCACGGCACCCGCACGGTCAAGGCGATCGTCAAGGACATCCCCTCCCGCCTCACGCTCGCCGACCTGTCCCTGCACCCGCACCCGGGACAGCTCGTCGCGAACGACATCGGCCGGGTCAAGATCCGCACCGCCGAGGCACTGCCGGTCGACTCGTACGCCGACTCCCGCCGCACCGGTTCGTTCATCCTGATCGACCCGGCGGACGGCACGACGCTGACCGCCGGCATGGTCGGGGAGTCGTTCGCCTCCCCGGAGCCCGTCAAGGACGAGGCCGAGGACGACGGGTGGGACTTCTGA
- the cysD gene encoding sulfate adenylyltransferase subunit CysD, translating to MTTTVAAVSEETGTPYTLSHLDALESEAVHIFREVAGEFERPVILFSGGKDSIVMLHLALKAFAPAAVPFTLLHVDTGHNFPEVLEYRDRTVAEHGLRLHVASVQDYIDRGVLKERPDGTRNPLQTVPLTEKIQAEKFDAVFGGGRRDEEKARAKERVFSLRDEFSQWDPRRQRPELWNLYNGRHAPGEHVRVFPLSNWTELDVWQYIAREGIELPEIYFAHEREVFQRAGMWLTAGEWGGPKDGETVEKRLVRYRTVGDMSCTGAVDSDATTLQAVITEIAASRLTERGATRADDKMSEAAMEDRKREGYF from the coding sequence ATGACGACGACCGTCGCGGCCGTCTCCGAGGAGACCGGCACCCCGTACACCCTGTCCCACCTGGACGCGCTGGAGTCCGAGGCCGTCCACATCTTCCGCGAGGTGGCGGGTGAGTTCGAGCGGCCGGTGATCCTCTTCTCCGGCGGCAAGGACTCCATCGTCATGCTGCACCTGGCGCTGAAGGCCTTCGCCCCGGCGGCGGTCCCCTTCACGCTGCTGCACGTGGACACCGGGCACAACTTCCCGGAAGTACTGGAGTACCGCGACCGCACGGTGGCCGAGCACGGACTGCGGCTGCACGTGGCCTCCGTGCAGGACTACATCGACCGCGGGGTCCTCAAGGAGCGGCCCGACGGCACCCGCAACCCCCTCCAGACCGTGCCGCTCACCGAGAAGATCCAGGCGGAGAAGTTCGACGCCGTCTTCGGTGGCGGTCGCCGCGACGAGGAGAAGGCGCGCGCCAAGGAGCGGGTGTTCTCGCTGCGGGACGAGTTCTCGCAGTGGGATCCGCGCCGCCAGCGGCCCGAGCTGTGGAACCTGTACAACGGCCGCCACGCTCCCGGCGAGCACGTCCGCGTGTTCCCGCTCTCCAACTGGACCGAGCTGGACGTCTGGCAGTACATCGCCCGCGAGGGCATCGAACTGCCGGAGATCTACTTCGCGCACGAGCGTGAGGTGTTCCAGCGGGCCGGCATGTGGCTGACCGCCGGCGAGTGGGGCGGCCCCAAGGACGGCGAGACCGTCGAGAAGCGCCTCGTCCGCTACCGGACCGTGGGTGACATGTCCTGCACGGGCGCCGTCGACTCCGACGCGACCACGCTGCAGGCCGTGATCACCGAGATCGCCGCCTCCCGGCTCACCGAGCGGGGCGCGACCCGTGCCGACGACAAGATGTCCGAGGCCGCGATGGAAGACCGTAAGCGCGAGGGGTACTTCTAA
- the cysC gene encoding adenylyl-sulfate kinase, whose product MTAHVPVTNQENQVTTGATGATVWLTGLPSAGKTTIAYELAGRLREDGHLVEVLDGDEIREFLTADLGFSRADRHTNVQRIGFLADMLARNGVKALVPVIAPYADSREAVRKRHDASGAAYIEVHVATPVEVCSVRDVKGLYAKQAAGEISGLTGVDDPYEAPETPDLRIESQDQTVQESAALVHKLLTERGLA is encoded by the coding sequence GTGACGGCCCACGTTCCTGTGACGAACCAGGAGAACCAAGTGACGACCGGAGCCACCGGAGCCACCGTCTGGCTCACTGGTCTGCCGAGCGCCGGCAAGACCACCATCGCCTACGAGCTCGCGGGCCGGCTGCGCGAGGACGGCCACCTCGTGGAGGTCCTCGACGGCGACGAGATCCGCGAGTTCCTCACTGCGGACCTCGGCTTCAGCCGCGCCGACCGGCACACCAACGTGCAGCGCATCGGCTTCCTCGCCGACATGCTCGCCCGTAACGGCGTCAAGGCCCTGGTGCCGGTCATCGCTCCGTACGCCGACAGCCGCGAGGCGGTGCGCAAGCGCCACGACGCGAGCGGCGCCGCGTACATCGAGGTGCATGTGGCCACGCCGGTCGAGGTGTGCTCCGTACGCGATGTGAAGGGCCTGTACGCCAAGCAGGCGGCCGGTGAGATCTCCGGGCTGACCGGTGTCGACGACCCGTACGAGGCGCCCGAGACTCCGGACCTGCGCATCGAGTCGCAGGACCAGACGGTCCAGGAGTCCGCGGCGCTTGTCCACAAGCTGCTCACCGAGAGGGGTCTGGCATGA
- a CDS encoding phosphoadenylyl-sulfate reductase: MTTVQADSDTSASSEDAADPEAAKRAELKALAEQAGRDLEDASALEILQWAVDTFGKRFCVTSSMEDAVVAHLASRARPGVDVVFLDTGYHFPETIGTRDAVEAVMDVNVLTITPRQTVAEQDAEYGPKLHDRDPDLCCFLRKVKPLEEGLARFDAWATGLRRDESETRANTPVVGWDEKRGKVKISPIARWTQDDVDAYVAEHGVLTNPLLMDGYTSVGCAPCTRRVAPGEDARAGRWAGNAKTECGLHL, from the coding sequence ATGACTACCGTTCAGGCGGATTCCGATACATCCGCGTCCTCGGAGGACGCGGCCGACCCGGAAGCGGCGAAGCGCGCCGAGCTCAAGGCGCTCGCCGAGCAGGCCGGCCGCGACCTGGAGGACGCCTCGGCACTGGAGATCCTCCAGTGGGCCGTGGACACCTTCGGCAAGCGCTTCTGCGTGACCTCCTCCATGGAGGACGCCGTGGTCGCACACCTCGCCTCCCGGGCCAGGCCAGGCGTGGACGTCGTGTTCCTCGACACCGGCTACCACTTCCCGGAGACCATCGGCACCCGGGACGCGGTCGAGGCCGTGATGGACGTCAACGTCCTCACGATCACCCCGCGTCAGACGGTCGCCGAGCAGGACGCCGAGTACGGCCCCAAGTTGCACGACCGCGACCCCGACCTGTGCTGCTTCCTGCGCAAGGTCAAGCCGCTCGAAGAGGGTCTGGCCCGGTTCGACGCGTGGGCGACCGGCCTGCGCCGCGACGAGTCGGAGACCCGGGCGAACACCCCGGTCGTCGGCTGGGACGAGAAGCGCGGCAAGGTCAAGATCTCGCCGATAGCGCGCTGGACGCAGGACGACGTGGACGCCTACGTCGCCGAGCACGGCGTCCTCACCAACCCCCTGCTCATGGACGGCTACACGTCCGTGGGCTGCGCCCCCTGCACCCGCCGCGTCGCCCCGGGCGAGGACGCGCGGGCCGGCCGCTGGGCCGGCAACGCCAAGACCGAGTGCGGGCTGCACCTGTGA
- a CDS encoding nitrite/sulfite reductase encodes MAATPQNSATPRRKVSRHRGEGQWAAGHFTPLNGNEQFKKDDDGLNVRTRIETIYSKRGFDSIDPNDLRGRMRWWGLYTQRKPGIDGGKTAILEPEELDDKYFMLRVRIDGGRLTTQQLRVIGEISQEFARGTADVTDRQNVQYHWIRVEDVPEIWERLEAVGLSTTEACGDTPRVIIGSPVAGIAADEIIDGTPAMDEIHRRIIGNKDFSNLPRKFKSAISGSPLLDVAHEINDIAFVGVRHPEHGPGFDLWVGGGLSTNPKIGQRLGAWVPLDEVADVYEGVISIFRDYGYRRLRTRARLKFLLADWGTEKFRQVLEDEYLKRKLIDGPAPDQPVARWRDHVGVHPQNDGRYYVGFAPRVGRVDGTTLTKIADLAEAHGSGRVRTTVEQKMIVLDVTEEQVDSLVAGLEALDLTVHPSPFRRGTMACTGIEYCKLAIVETKARGSALIDELERRIPDFDEPITININGCPNACARIQVADIGLKGQLVLNDAGEQVEGFQVHLGGALGLEAGFGRKVRGLKVTSEELPDYVERVLKRFQEEREDGERFAAWVTRASEEALS; translated from the coding sequence ATGGCCGCCACCCCGCAGAACTCCGCCACGCCACGCCGCAAGGTGAGCCGTCACCGTGGCGAAGGACAGTGGGCCGCGGGACACTTCACCCCGCTGAACGGCAACGAGCAGTTCAAGAAGGACGACGACGGTCTCAATGTGCGGACACGCATTGAGACGATCTACTCGAAGCGCGGCTTCGACTCGATCGACCCCAACGACCTGCGCGGCCGGATGCGCTGGTGGGGTCTGTACACCCAGCGCAAGCCCGGGATCGACGGCGGCAAGACCGCCATCCTGGAGCCGGAGGAGCTGGACGACAAGTACTTCATGCTGCGGGTGCGGATCGACGGCGGTCGGCTCACCACCCAGCAGCTCCGGGTGATAGGCGAGATCTCGCAGGAGTTCGCGCGGGGCACGGCCGACGTCACCGACCGGCAGAACGTCCAGTACCACTGGATCCGGGTCGAGGACGTCCCCGAGATCTGGGAGCGGCTGGAGGCCGTCGGCCTGTCCACCACCGAGGCCTGTGGTGACACCCCCCGTGTGATCATCGGCTCACCCGTCGCCGGGATCGCCGCGGACGAGATCATCGACGGCACGCCCGCGATGGACGAGATCCACCGGCGGATCATCGGCAACAAGGACTTCTCGAACCTGCCCCGCAAGTTCAAGTCCGCGATCTCCGGCTCGCCGCTCCTCGACGTGGCGCACGAGATCAACGACATCGCCTTCGTCGGTGTCCGCCACCCCGAGCACGGCCCCGGCTTCGACCTCTGGGTCGGCGGCGGCCTGTCCACCAACCCCAAGATCGGGCAGCGGCTCGGCGCCTGGGTGCCGCTGGACGAGGTCGCGGACGTGTACGAGGGCGTCATCTCGATCTTCCGTGACTACGGCTACCGGCGGCTGCGCACCCGCGCCCGCCTGAAGTTCCTGCTCGCCGACTGGGGCACGGAGAAGTTCCGCCAGGTTCTGGAGGACGAGTACCTCAAGCGGAAGCTGATCGACGGCCCGGCGCCCGACCAGCCGGTGGCGCGCTGGCGCGACCACGTGGGTGTGCACCCGCAGAACGACGGCCGGTACTACGTCGGGTTCGCCCCGCGCGTCGGCCGGGTGGACGGCACCACGCTGACGAAGATCGCCGACCTCGCCGAGGCGCACGGCTCGGGCCGCGTCCGGACCACCGTCGAGCAGAAGATGATCGTGCTCGACGTCACCGAGGAGCAGGTCGACTCGCTCGTCGCGGGCCTGGAGGCGCTGGACCTCACGGTGCACCCGTCCCCGTTCCGGCGCGGCACCATGGCCTGCACCGGCATCGAGTACTGCAAGCTCGCCATCGTCGAGACGAAGGCACGCGGCTCCGCCCTGATCGACGAACTGGAGCGCCGTATCCCGGACTTCGACGAGCCGATCACCATCAACATCAACGGCTGTCCGAACGCCTGCGCGCGTATCCAGGTGGCGGACATCGGTCTCAAGGGACAGCTCGTCCTGAACGACGCGGGCGAGCAGGTCGAGGGCTTCCAGGTGCACCTGGGCGGCGCGCTCGGCCTGGAGGCCGGCTTCGGCCGCAAGGTGCGCGGTCTGAAGGTCACGTCCGAGGAGCTGCCCGACTACGTCGAGCGCGTGCTCAAGCGGTTCCAGGAGGAGCGCGAGGACGGCGAGCGGTTCGCCGCCTGGGTCACCCGCGCCAGCGAGGAGGCACTGTCGTGA
- a CDS encoding putative leader peptide, producing the protein MSGTGIALVSRRHVDLGRMSSAICPVS; encoded by the coding sequence ATGTCTGGAACTGGAATTGCCTTGGTGAGTCGGCGGCACGTCGACCTCGGCCGCATGTCCAGCGCCATCTGTCCGGTGAGCTGA
- a CDS encoding GNAT family N-acetyltransferase — MSSPVTTWSLEQTSPSDLLPAAAPDGDDLRIVRSEVPSPEFSRFLYASVGGDIRWIDRLSWSYDRWQEHLGRPGVETWVAYDRGTPAGYVELEPQDDAVVEILYFGLIPAFRGRRIGGHLLSYGTARAWDLAERWPGLPPTKRVWLHTCTRDGEHAMGNYLRRGFTLFDTKVTEEADVPAPGPWPGAAAPTP; from the coding sequence ATGAGCAGCCCCGTCACCACCTGGTCCCTGGAACAAACCTCGCCGAGCGACCTGCTTCCGGCCGCCGCCCCCGACGGCGACGACCTCCGCATCGTCCGCTCCGAGGTCCCCTCCCCCGAGTTCAGCCGCTTCCTGTACGCCTCCGTCGGCGGCGACATCCGCTGGATCGACCGGCTGTCGTGGTCGTACGACCGCTGGCAGGAGCACCTGGGACGGCCGGGCGTGGAGACCTGGGTCGCATACGATCGGGGCACTCCCGCCGGCTATGTCGAGTTGGAGCCGCAGGACGACGCGGTCGTGGAGATCTTGTACTTCGGACTGATCCCGGCCTTCCGGGGCCGGCGCATCGGCGGACACCTCCTGTCGTACGGGACGGCCCGGGCCTGGGACCTCGCCGAGCGGTGGCCGGGGCTGCCGCCGACCAAGCGGGTCTGGCTGCACACCTGCACCCGGGACGGGGAGCACGCCATGGGGAACTACCTGCGGCGTGGGTTCACCCTGTTCGACACGAAGGTGACGGAGGAGGCGGACGTTCCGGCGCCGGGTCCCTGGCCGGGGGCCGCCGCTCCCACACCATGA